In a single window of the Heliangelus exortis chromosome 1, bHelExo1.hap1, whole genome shotgun sequence genome:
- the LOC139791015 gene encoding retinoic acid-induced protein 3-like: protein MTTSPPRGCGSIENDYHFLCDMEKAWGIVLESLAAAGILITIFLICSLFFLICKVQDNSKRHMISVYFFFLLGTLGIFGLTFAFIIKLNEKTGPTRFFLFGVIFALCFSCLLTQACNLNRLVRGRKPFSWLILLLLIVSFSLVQVVISIEYIVTRLNNQEKKFQYMNEENKKDFVMLVIYVLFLMALTFLVSIFTFRGSYKNWKRHGAHIFVTVLFSIAIWVVWITMLTKGNTVLNKSSWDDPVVAIALVSNGWIFLIMYIIPEICFLTAPLKLEDYPPENDFCQPKFIKQTTGMENRAYTQDEIVQGDTGDHSYSPYSSHLQMKTIEPQSDFSIPRPKTRTSPYHDYTGGKSPM, encoded by the exons ATGACAACTTCACCTCCCCGAGGCTGTGGCAGCATTGAGAATGACTATCACTTTCTCTGTGACATGGAGAAGGCTTGGGGGATTGTCCTGGAGTCACTGGCTGCAGCTGGCATCCTCATCACCATTTTCCTCATctgttcccttttctttctcatctgtAAAGTCCAAGACAACAGCAAGCGGCACATGATCTCCgtctatttcttctttctcttggGCACACTCGGCATTTTTGGTCTCACTTTTGCCTTCATCATTAAACTCAATGAGAAGACTGGCCCCACTCGCTTCTTCCTCTTTGGTGTCATCTTTGCTCTCTGCTTCTCATGCCTCCTCACCCAGGCCTGCAACCTCAACAGACTagtgagaggaagaaaacccTTCTCCtggctgattttgctgctcctcattgtttccttttccctaGTACAAGTTGTGATCAGCATCGAATACATAGTCACCAGGCTAaacaaccaggaaaaaaaatttcagtataTGAATGAGGAGAACAAAAAGGATTTTGTTATGCTTGTAATCTATGTGCTCTTCTTGATGGCTCTGACCTTCTTGGTTTCCATATTCACATTCCGTGGGTCATACAAAAACTGGAAGAGACATGGGGCACACATCTTTGTCACTGTCCTGTTCTCCATTGCCATTTGGGTAGTGTGGATCACTATGCTCACAAAAGGCAACACAGTTTTAAACAAATCTAGCTGGGATGACCCTGTTGTGGCCATTGCTCTTGTGTCCAATGGATGGATCTTCCTGATTATGTATATCATCCCTGAAATTTGTTTCCTCACTGCCCCTCTGAAGCTGGAAGACTACCCTCCAGAAAATGACTTCTGCCAACCCAAGTTCATAAAGCAGACAACTGGAATGGAAAACCGTGCCTACACTCAAGATGAAATAGTGCAAG GAGACACAGGAGACCACAGCTACTCCCCATACTCTTCTCACCTTCAGATGAAG ACGATCGAACCCCAAAGTGATTTCTCCATCCCTCGACCCAAGACCCGGACAAGCCCATACCATGACTACACTGGTGGGAAAAGCCCCATgtag